The Acinetobacter defluvii genome includes a region encoding these proteins:
- the uvrA gene encoding excinuclease ABC subunit UvrA encodes MSQSHIRIRGARTHNLKNVNLDIPRDKFVVITGLSGSGKSSLAFDTLYAEGQRRYVESLSAYARQFLSQMEKPEVDSIEGLSPAIAIEQKSTSHNPRSTVGTITEIYDYLRLLYARVGTPYCPEHDLPMVAQTISEMVDAVKTLEEGTALMLLAPVVRERKGEYSNLFEQLQSQGFVRARVDGEVIDIDTPPELDKKKKHTIEVVVDRFKVRDDLGNRIAESFETALRLGGDIAILSWMKGEQPDRIFSAKHSCPECDRAVAELEPRLFSFNNPFGACPVCDGLGTRSHFSAEKLIPNPEVSVSQGAIRGWDRQRPYYYSMIQKVADHFGFSLDTPWNELDADTKKKFLYGTGKEKIDLSYVDERGRKHNRVQPFEGILPHLERRYRETESNYVRDDLAQYLSNAACDACGGSRLNEISRHVRVKDKTIAEITKMSIGDAESYYQDLNLEGAKGEIADKIFKEIRERLHFLVSVGLNYLSLSRSAETLSGGEAQRIRLASQIGAGLMGVMYVLDEPSIGLHQRDNDRLLETLVRLRDLGNTVLVVEHDEDAIRAADHIIDIGPGAGVHGGHVIAEGTYDELAANQDSLTGQYLSGKLKIEVPKARVQPPKPEERIKLMGAAGHNLKNVDLTIPLGVMTCVTGVSGSGKSTLINRTLLPLAATQLNGATTLTAEKFDSIDGLQFLDKVVDIDQSPIGRTPRSNPATYTGLFTPIRELFAQTPEAKARGYAAGRFSFNVKGGRCEACEGDGMIKVAMHFLPDMYVPCDACHGKRYNRETLEVGYKGKNISDVLEMTVEDAMHFFDAIPVIHRRLETLNQVGLGYIRLGQSATTLSGGEAQRVKLARELAKRDTGRTLYVLDEPTTGLHFHDIAKLLDILHELRNKGNTIVVIEHNLDVIKTADWVIDLGPEGGAGGGQIIAEGTPEDVAKSKVSHTAKFLKPMLK; translated from the coding sequence ATGAGCCAAAGTCATATCCGTATTCGAGGCGCACGTACCCATAATTTAAAAAATGTGAACCTTGATATTCCACGAGACAAGTTTGTGGTGATTACGGGGCTTTCAGGTTCAGGTAAATCATCTCTGGCTTTTGATACCTTATATGCTGAAGGTCAACGTCGTTATGTTGAATCGTTGTCTGCTTATGCGCGCCAGTTTTTATCACAAATGGAAAAACCTGAAGTTGATTCGATTGAAGGTTTAAGTCCAGCCATTGCCATCGAACAAAAATCAACCAGTCATAACCCACGTTCAACTGTGGGAACAATCACGGAAATTTACGATTATTTACGTCTACTTTATGCCCGTGTCGGTACACCGTATTGCCCTGAGCATGATCTGCCAATGGTGGCGCAGACGATTTCGGAAATGGTCGATGCGGTTAAAACCTTAGAGGAAGGCACAGCGTTAATGTTGCTTGCACCCGTTGTTCGTGAGCGTAAAGGCGAATACAGTAACCTCTTTGAGCAATTACAAAGTCAAGGTTTTGTACGTGCTCGTGTCGATGGTGAAGTGATCGATATTGACACACCGCCAGAACTGGATAAAAAGAAAAAACATACCATTGAAGTCGTAGTAGATCGTTTTAAAGTACGTGATGACTTAGGTAATCGTATTGCTGAAAGCTTTGAAACAGCTCTGCGTTTAGGGGGGGATATTGCGATTTTATCGTGGATGAAAGGTGAACAACCTGATCGTATATTTTCAGCAAAACATTCATGTCCTGAATGTGACCGCGCTGTTGCCGAGCTAGAACCACGTCTATTTTCATTTAACAATCCATTTGGTGCTTGCCCTGTCTGTGATGGTTTAGGTACACGTAGTCATTTTAGTGCAGAAAAATTAATTCCAAATCCTGAAGTTTCTGTCAGTCAAGGTGCGATTCGGGGTTGGGACAGACAACGTCCGTATTATTATTCAATGATTCAAAAAGTAGCGGATCATTTTGGTTTTTCTTTGGATACGCCATGGAATGAACTCGATGCCGATACCAAAAAGAAATTTCTCTATGGGACAGGCAAGGAAAAAATTGACCTCAGTTATGTCGATGAGCGTGGTCGCAAACATAATCGAGTGCAGCCCTTTGAAGGAATTTTGCCGCATTTAGAACGTCGTTATCGTGAAACAGAGTCAAATTATGTCCGTGATGACTTGGCGCAATATTTATCCAATGCTGCCTGCGATGCCTGTGGAGGTTCACGCCTGAATGAAATTTCACGTCATGTCCGTGTCAAAGACAAAACCATTGCCGAAATTACCAAAATGTCGATTGGGGATGCGGAAAGCTATTATCAAGATTTAAATCTTGAAGGGGCTAAAGGTGAAATCGCCGATAAGATTTTTAAAGAAATTCGTGAGCGTTTGCATTTCCTTGTTTCTGTGGGTTTAAACTATTTAAGCCTGTCACGTTCTGCGGAAACCTTATCAGGTGGTGAAGCACAGCGTATTCGTCTAGCTTCGCAAATCGGTGCAGGTTTGATGGGCGTGATGTACGTCCTCGATGAACCCTCGATTGGTTTGCATCAACGTGATAATGATCGTTTGCTTGAAACCCTCGTGCGTTTACGTGACCTCGGCAATACGGTATTGGTCGTTGAGCATGATGAAGATGCGATCCGTGCAGCAGACCATATTATTGATATCGGTCCAGGTGCAGGTGTGCATGGGGGTCATGTGATCGCTGAAGGTACTTATGATGAATTGGCTGCGAATCAAGACTCATTAACAGGACAGTACTTATCTGGAAAATTAAAAATCGAAGTGCCGAAAGCCCGTGTGCAGCCTCCAAAACCTGAAGAGCGAATCAAACTGATGGGTGCAGCAGGTCATAATCTGAAAAATGTCGATTTGACGATTCCTTTGGGTGTGATGACCTGTGTTACAGGCGTGTCAGGTTCTGGTAAATCAACCTTAATTAACCGTACTTTATTGCCTTTGGCTGCAACCCAACTTAACGGTGCAACAACCTTAACGGCTGAAAAATTTGACTCGATTGACGGCTTACAATTCCTCGATAAAGTTGTCGATATTGACCAAAGCCCGATTGGTCGTACCCCACGCTCTAACCCTGCAACCTATACAGGTTTGTTTACCCCAATCCGTGAACTCTTTGCACAAACCCCTGAAGCCAAAGCACGTGGTTATGCTGCTGGTCGCTTCTCCTTTAACGTGAAAGGTGGTCGCTGTGAAGCCTGTGAAGGTGATGGCATGATCAAGGTTGCGATGCACTTCTTGCCTGATATGTATGTGCCTTGTGATGCATGTCATGGCAAGCGTTATAACCGTGAAACTTTAGAAGTTGGCTATAAAGGCAAAAATATTTCTGATGTGTTGGAAATGACCGTTGAAGATGCGATGCATTTCTTTGATGCAATTCCTGTGATTCATCGTCGTTTGGAAACTTTAAACCAAGTAGGTTTAGGCTATATCCGTTTGGGGCAATCTGCCACCACACTTTCAGGGGGTGAAGCACAACGTGTCAAACTCGCGCGTGAACTTGCTAAACGTGATACGGGTAGAACTTTGTATGTACTGGATGAGCCAA
- the tenA gene encoding thiaminase II: MSFSQDVWQRNHALYQKTLALPFNQELAAGTLDKAAFCHYVIQDAHYLVAYGRALAVCGAKAFDADDIIQFTQGAKEAIVVERSLHDGFMQDFGISKNDFENTPLTLACHHYTSFLTATAWSESYPVVLASLLPCFWIYAEVGKDIVNTSVPNNPYQAWVDTYSGEEFNEAVKNVLLTIDRIAARCDADTIEKMHQAYTKGAELEYLFWDGAYHQRQWLSLDEK; this comes from the coding sequence ATGTCATTTTCTCAAGATGTTTGGCAGCGTAATCACGCACTTTATCAAAAAACCTTGGCACTGCCTTTTAACCAAGAACTCGCAGCAGGTACTCTAGACAAAGCCGCTTTTTGTCACTATGTCATTCAAGATGCACATTATTTAGTGGCGTATGGTCGTGCTTTGGCCGTGTGTGGTGCGAAAGCATTTGATGCCGATGATATTATTCAGTTTACTCAAGGTGCCAAAGAAGCCATTGTGGTTGAGCGTAGTTTGCATGATGGTTTTATGCAAGATTTTGGTATCAGCAAAAATGATTTTGAAAATACGCCTTTGACTTTGGCGTGTCACCATTACACTTCATTTTTAACGGCAACCGCTTGGTCTGAAAGCTATCCTGTGGTTTTAGCTTCTCTTTTACCTTGTTTTTGGATTTATGCTGAAGTCGGTAAAGATATTGTCAATACTTCTGTACCAAACAATCCTTACCAAGCATGGGTCGATACTTATTCAGGTGAAGAGTTTAATGAAGCAGTAAAAAATGTTTTGCTCACTATTGACCGTATTGCAGCACGTTGTGATGCCGACACCATTGAAAAAATGCATCAAGCCTATACCAAAGGTGCTGAACTTGAATATTTGTTTTGGGATGGCGCTTATCATCAAAGACAATGGTTAAGTTTGGATGAAAAATAA
- a CDS encoding DUF475 domain-containing protein yields the protein MWKHFGFSIIFTVVCLAISAYWGFHHGPEAGIKTMFTALTITAILAVMEVSLSFDNAVVNASVLRGWDHFWKMIFLTVGILVAVFGMRLIFPIVIVAATADMGMMEVVNMALNDPKNYSARLIAHHAEIAAFGGAFLLLVFLNFFLDEGKDTHWFKWLEARLANLANVPAMSVFLALIALLIMAANVEEAKRLVVTMAGIWGIVIYIGVQVLSHLLGGEPEVDENGNAIGHDASGAPTGAIKAGIGGFIYLEVLDASFSFDGVIGAFAITSDVVIIMLGLAIGAMFVRSMTIYLVEKGTLDAYIYLEHGAHYAIGALAFIMIASGTGVHVPEVVTGLIGVAFIVWAVIASIQYNKRIAQH from the coding sequence ATGTGGAAACATTTTGGTTTCTCAATCATTTTTACGGTCGTGTGTCTGGCTATTTCTGCGTACTGGGGTTTTCACCATGGTCCAGAAGCTGGCATAAAGACAATGTTCACGGCATTAACCATTACTGCAATTTTAGCGGTGATGGAAGTTTCACTTTCGTTTGACAATGCTGTCGTTAATGCTTCGGTTTTGCGTGGTTGGGATCATTTTTGGAAAATGATTTTCTTAACCGTTGGTATTTTGGTTGCTGTCTTTGGGATGCGTTTAATCTTCCCGATTGTGATCGTGGCTGCAACAGCAGACATGGGCATGATGGAGGTGGTGAATATGGCACTCAATGATCCGAAAAATTATTCAGCACGTTTGATTGCTCATCATGCTGAGATTGCTGCCTTTGGTGGTGCATTTTTATTGTTGGTTTTTCTGAATTTCTTCTTAGATGAAGGCAAAGATACACATTGGTTTAAATGGCTTGAAGCACGTTTAGCCAACTTGGCCAATGTGCCTGCGATGTCAGTATTTTTAGCGTTGATTGCTTTATTGATCATGGCTGCCAATGTTGAAGAGGCAAAACGCCTTGTGGTGACGATGGCTGGGATTTGGGGCATCGTGATTTATATCGGCGTCCAAGTACTGAGTCATTTACTTGGTGGTGAGCCTGAAGTCGACGAAAATGGGAATGCGATTGGTCATGATGCTTCTGGCGCACCAACGGGTGCAATCAAAGCAGGGATTGGTGGTTTTATTTATCTTGAAGTTTTAGATGCTTCCTTTAGTTTTGATGGAGTCATTGGTGCATTTGCAATTACTTCAGATGTCGTGATCATCATGCTTGGTCTTGCAATCGGAGCAATGTTCGTACGTTCGATGACCATTTATTTGGTTGAAAAAGGTACTTTAGATGCATATATCTATCTTGAACACGGTGCACATTATGCAATTGGTGCATTGGCATTTATTATGATTGCCAGTGGTACAGGGGTGCATGTACCTGAAGTAGTGACTGGTTTGATTGGGGTGGCATTTATTGTGTGGGCGGTGATTGCATCGATTCAATACAATAAACGGATTGCACAGCATTAA
- a CDS encoding MFS transporter, which yields MMNSIERRSTFALSSIFALRMLGLFMIIPVFAIAGQSYQYATPTLIGLAVGVYGLSQALLQIPFSLWADRFSRKPLIVFGLLLFALGGAVAAMSETIYGVIIGRAIAGAGAVSAVVMALLADVTREENRTKAMAVMGMSIGLSFTIAFSLGPWLTTLVGISGLFWVTTLMGLLAILTLFLVPKTTRHHKNFKQGYIKQLKQVLKMGDLNRLHVSVFSLHLLLTAMFVYIPSQLIDFANIPLSKHGVVYLPLLVVSLFFAFPSIILAEKYRKMRGIFLTAIAGIIAGLTILIFGYESKYILLLGLGLFFIAFNVMEALLPSWLSKAAPIQSKATAMGVNASGQFLGAFFGGTLGGQLILLNNTAMGWSVLTAIAIIWLLISFGLAQPRYLTSIVLRLPEDKQTDDWTSQLLAIRGIEEVVVMSDQQVAYIKVDKQQIDDAGRQHLTHLFGKEVAI from the coding sequence ATGATGAATTCCATAGAGCGTCGTTCCACTTTTGCATTAAGTAGTATTTTTGCCTTACGCATGTTGGGGTTATTCATGATCATTCCTGTCTTTGCTATCGCAGGACAGTCATATCAATATGCTACGCCAACATTGATCGGTTTGGCGGTGGGAGTGTATGGTTTAAGTCAAGCACTTTTACAAATTCCTTTTAGCCTTTGGGCAGACCGTTTTAGTCGTAAGCCACTTATTGTCTTTGGTTTATTACTCTTTGCCTTAGGTGGCGCAGTGGCTGCCATGTCAGAAACGATCTATGGTGTGATCATCGGACGTGCGATTGCAGGAGCAGGGGCTGTGTCGGCAGTGGTCATGGCACTGCTTGCAGATGTGACCCGTGAGGAAAACCGAACCAAAGCCATGGCAGTGATGGGCATGAGTATTGGTTTATCTTTTACAATTGCTTTTAGTTTAGGACCTTGGCTCACGACATTAGTAGGGATTTCAGGTTTATTTTGGGTCACGACCTTGATGGGATTGTTGGCGATTTTGACTTTATTCTTAGTGCCTAAAACCACACGCCATCATAAAAATTTTAAACAGGGCTATATCAAACAACTTAAACAAGTTTTGAAAATGGGCGATTTAAATCGTTTGCATGTTTCTGTATTTTCATTACATTTATTACTTACAGCAATGTTTGTGTACATCCCTTCGCAGTTAATTGATTTTGCGAATATTCCTTTATCAAAACATGGGGTTGTATATTTGCCATTGTTGGTTGTGAGTTTATTCTTTGCGTTTCCAAGCATTATTTTGGCTGAAAAGTATCGCAAAATGCGGGGTATTTTCCTGACTGCAATTGCAGGGATTATTGCAGGTTTAACGATTTTAATTTTTGGTTACGAATCTAAATATATTCTTTTATTGGGCTTAGGCTTATTTTTCATTGCTTTTAATGTCATGGAAGCACTATTGCCATCTTGGCTTTCTAAAGCTGCACCGATCCAATCTAAAGCAACTGCCATGGGTGTAAATGCCAGTGGGCAGTTCTTAGGCGCATTTTTTGGGGGAACTTTGGGTGGTCAACTGATTTTGTTAAATAATACTGCGATGGGTTGGAGTGTCTTAACCGCTATTGCTATAATTTGGCTGCTAATCAGTTTCGGTTTGGCACAGCCTCGTTATTTGACCTCAATCGTTTTGCGTCTACCCGAGGATAAACAAACCGATGATTGGACTTCTCAATTACTGGCAATTCGTGGTATTGAAGAGGTCGTGGTGATGTCTGACCAACAAGTGGCATATATAAAGGTTGATAAACAGCAAATCGATGATGCTGGGCGACAACATTTAACGCACTTGTTTGGTAAAGAGGTAGCCATTTAA
- the ssb gene encoding single-stranded DNA-binding protein yields the protein MRGVNKVILVGTLGRDPETKTFPNGGSLTQFSIATSESWTDKNTGERKEQTEWHRIVLHNRLGEIAQQYLRKGSKVYIEGSLRTRQWTDQNGQERYTTEIRGEQMQMLDSRQQSEQGQGFGGDSGGYAQPRFNNNNQQGGFNNNQGGYGNQSNQGSYGNQGNSNQGNYGNAGNNVNQGFQSPKPAAPAATPAQAPADLDDDLPF from the coding sequence ATGCGTGGTGTAAATAAAGTCATTTTAGTGGGTACATTAGGTCGTGATCCTGAAACCAAAACTTTCCCAAATGGGGGTTCTCTGACTCAGTTTTCAATTGCGACAAGCGAATCGTGGACAGATAAAAATACGGGCGAAAGAAAAGAACAAACAGAATGGCACCGTATCGTATTGCACAACCGTTTAGGTGAAATTGCACAGCAATATTTACGTAAAGGTTCAAAAGTTTATATCGAAGGTTCATTGCGTACTCGTCAATGGACAGACCAAAATGGTCAAGAGCGTTATACAACTGAAATCCGTGGCGAACAAATGCAGATGCTTGACTCACGTCAACAAAGTGAACAAGGTCAAGGCTTTGGTGGTGATAGCGGCGGTTATGCGCAACCACGTTTTAATAACAATAATCAGCAAGGTGGGTTTAATAATAACCAAGGCGGTTATGGTAATCAGAGCAATCAAGGTAGCTACGGTAATCAAGGCAATAGCAACCAAGGTAACTATGGCAATGCAGGCAACAATGTAAACCAAGGTTTCCAATCCCCTAAACCAGCAGCACCTGCTGCGACACCTGCACAAGCACCTGCTGATTTAGATGATGACCTTCCGTTCTAG
- a CDS encoding hotdog fold domain-containing protein codes for MSQALKIWNTLVNKPAGKWTFSKLICLKAPYFSSISPVFETLRANYCEIKIKKQRSVLNHIGTVHAIAMCNMAELAGGTMTDATVPSTHRWIPKGMTVEYLKKAETDLIAIATPVEPNFQWNQGRDYLVNVEVKDLHQNTVFKAVITMWVSAQK; via the coding sequence ATGAGCCAAGCATTGAAAATCTGGAACACCCTCGTCAACAAACCTGCTGGAAAATGGACATTTTCCAAGCTGATTTGTCTAAAAGCCCCTTATTTCAGCAGTATTTCACCTGTATTTGAAACACTTAGAGCAAATTATTGTGAAATTAAAATCAAGAAACAGCGTTCTGTGTTAAACCACATTGGAACAGTTCATGCGATTGCGATGTGTAATATGGCTGAACTTGCAGGTGGGACCATGACTGATGCTACTGTTCCCTCAACTCATCGTTGGATTCCTAAAGGCATGACGGTAGAATATTTAAAGAAAGCAGAAACGGATTTGATCGCAATTGCAACGCCTGTTGAGCCAAATTTTCAGTGGAATCAAGGCCGTGATTATTTGGTGAATGTGGAAGTGAAAGATCTCCATCAAAATACAGTATTTAAAGCCGTGATTACCATGTGGGTGTCAGCGCAGAAATAG
- a CDS encoding TetR/AcrR family transcriptional regulator gives MENIELLERIYSGKRAQLKRHILNQALLCFLENGLEATTIEMIREQADTSVGAIYHHFKNKEGIIAALFFAALDDQAQYRENALKNTENMQHGIMAMVEGYIDWVTDYPDFARFLYAARFIITQTAQDLDLKKRNHSRNKSLLQWLQQQTDVEHLAHIPHDLLLSLVIGSTENYCRAWLSHKVKTSPQVYKHIFAKTAWRAIAYFPK, from the coding sequence TTGGAAAATATAGAATTATTAGAGCGCATTTATAGTGGGAAACGTGCACAATTGAAACGCCATATTCTAAATCAAGCTCTATTGTGTTTTTTGGAAAATGGACTAGAGGCGACTACCATTGAAATGATCCGTGAACAGGCGGATACCAGTGTAGGAGCTATTTATCATCATTTTAAAAATAAAGAAGGTATCATTGCAGCGTTATTTTTTGCAGCATTAGATGATCAAGCGCAGTACCGAGAAAATGCTTTAAAAAACACTGAAAATATGCAGCATGGCATTATGGCAATGGTAGAAGGCTATATTGATTGGGTGACGGATTATCCTGATTTTGCGCGTTTTTTATATGCAGCCAGATTTATAATAACACAAACTGCACAAGATCTAGATTTGAAAAAGCGTAATCATTCACGTAATAAAAGTTTACTGCAATGGCTACAACAACAAACGGATGTTGAGCATTTAGCCCATATTCCTCATGATTTGTTGTTGTCTTTGGTAATAGGTTCAACAGAGAATTATTGTCGTGCGTGGTTATCTCATAAAGTGAAAACCTCACCACAAGTCTATAAACACATATTTGCAAAAACGGCATGGCGTGCGATTGCTTATTTTCCAAAGTGA
- the ahpC gene encoding alkyl hydroperoxide reductase subunit C, which translates to MNLINTEVKPFHANAYKNGEFIEVSEKDMIGKWSVVFFYPADFTFVCPTELGDLADNYAAFQKMGVEIYSVSTDTHFTHKAWHDSSDEIKKIQYTMVGDPTWTLAKNFEVLIEAEGLADRGTFVIDPAGKIQIIEINAGGIGRDAQELLRKVKAAQYVHAHPGEVCPAKWKEGEATLAPSIDLIGKI; encoded by the coding sequence ATGAATTTGATTAATACTGAAGTAAAGCCATTTCATGCAAATGCTTATAAAAATGGTGAGTTTATTGAAGTTTCTGAAAAAGACATGATCGGTAAATGGTCTGTTGTATTTTTCTATCCTGCTGATTTTACTTTTGTTTGTCCAACTGAGTTGGGCGACCTTGCAGATAACTACGCAGCGTTCCAAAAAATGGGTGTAGAGATTTACTCAGTATCCACCGACACCCATTTCACGCATAAAGCTTGGCATGATAGTTCAGATGAGATCAAAAAAATTCAATATACAATGGTTGGCGATCCAACATGGACATTGGCAAAAAATTTTGAAGTGTTGATTGAGGCTGAAGGTTTAGCAGATCGAGGAACTTTTGTGATTGATCCAGCAGGTAAAATCCAAATTATCGAAATCAATGCTGGTGGCATTGGGCGTGATGCGCAAGAACTTCTTCGTAAAGTAAAAGCAGCACAATATGTACATGCACATCCTGGTGAAGTATGTCCTGCAAAATGGAAAGAAGGGGAGGCAACTCTTGCACCTTCAATTGATTTGATTGGCAAAATATAA
- a CDS encoding LysR substrate-binding domain-containing protein — translation MHSFDDYYYFYLVVKYGGFSAASEATEITKSKLSRRILDLEAKFNVTLIQRSTRHFKVTALGQEFFEECKKIIEHADHIENILLKQTTIEPQGLIKFSCPPMMMQHQIQPLLTQFLKKYPKVNIEMELSSRRVDVLNDDIDLAIRTNFSENEDSSIIVRDVIKTTHCLVASPILLQGRELTHITELYDFPSIALGSQKQSSQWHLHNMEHVEQIDIHLQPRVKSNDLSGIYYAALAGLGIADLPYLTVEKDIKTGHLIHLLPEWCSNVGTVQLVYASRKGQRMVMEEFIEHIIQGMRDYADQHRGYLT, via the coding sequence ATGCATTCTTTTGATGATTATTACTACTTTTATTTGGTCGTCAAATATGGTGGATTTAGTGCAGCCAGTGAAGCAACAGAGATTACCAAATCCAAACTGAGTCGACGAATCTTGGACTTAGAGGCTAAATTTAATGTCACTTTAATTCAACGCTCCACTCGTCATTTTAAAGTGACTGCTTTGGGACAGGAGTTTTTTGAAGAATGTAAAAAAATCATTGAACATGCGGATCATATTGAAAATATTTTATTAAAACAAACCACCATTGAACCACAAGGTTTAATCAAATTTAGTTGTCCACCGATGATGATGCAACATCAGATTCAACCGCTTTTAACACAATTTTTAAAAAAATATCCAAAAGTAAATATTGAGATGGAGCTTAGCAGTCGCAGAGTGGATGTATTAAATGATGACATTGATTTAGCGATTCGAACTAATTTTTCTGAAAATGAAGATTCAAGCATTATCGTGCGGGATGTCATCAAAACTACGCATTGCTTGGTCGCAAGTCCGATACTTTTGCAAGGTCGAGAACTTACCCATATCACTGAACTCTATGACTTTCCAAGTATTGCTTTAGGCAGTCAAAAACAATCATCACAATGGCATTTACATAATATGGAGCATGTAGAACAGATCGACATTCACCTACAGCCTCGAGTGAAAAGCAATGATTTGTCAGGGATTTACTATGCAGCTTTAGCCGGATTAGGTATTGCTGATTTACCTTATTTAACGGTGGAAAAAGATATAAAAACAGGTCACTTGATTCATCTTTTACCTGAATGGTGTTCCAATGTGGGCACTGTACAACTGGTCTATGCCTCACGCAAAGGTCAACGTATGGTGATGGAAGAATTCATTGAGCATATCATTCAAGGTATGCGTGATTATGCTGATCAACATCGAGGTTATTTAACTTAA
- the ycaC gene encoding isochorismate family cysteine hydrolase YcaC, translating to MGKPYVRLDKDNAAVLLVDHQTGLLSLVRDIDPDKFKTNVLAVAAAAKYFNLPTILTTSFENGPNGPLVPELKEMFPDAPFIARPGQINAWDNEEFVKAVKATGKKQLIIAGVVTEVCVAFPALAALEEDFEVFVITDASGTFNPLTRDAAWDRMSSAGAQLMTWFGMACELHRDWRNDVEGLGALFSNHIPDYRNLMNSYSFFNTEDKSV from the coding sequence ATGGGAAAACCATACGTTCGTTTAGACAAAGACAATGCTGCTGTATTACTCGTTGACCATCAAACTGGTTTATTATCATTGGTACGAGATATTGATCCAGACAAATTTAAAACTAATGTATTGGCTGTTGCAGCAGCAGCGAAATATTTTAATTTACCCACAATTTTAACTACAAGTTTTGAAAATGGTCCAAATGGTCCTTTGGTGCCAGAACTGAAAGAAATGTTCCCAGACGCACCATTTATCGCACGTCCAGGTCAAATCAATGCCTGGGACAATGAAGAATTTGTTAAAGCAGTCAAAGCCACAGGCAAGAAACAGTTAATTATCGCAGGTGTAGTCACAGAAGTCTGTGTTGCCTTCCCTGCCCTGGCTGCACTTGAAGAGGACTTTGAAGTTTTCGTTATTACTGATGCTTCTGGTACATTTAATCCCTTAACACGTGATGCTGCTTGGGACCGTATGTCGAGTGCAGGTGCGCAATTGATGACATGGTTTGGTATGGCATGTGAATTACACCGTGACTGGCGTAATGATGTGGAAGGTTTAGGGGCTTTATTCTCCAACCATATCCCTGATTATCGCAACCTAATGAATAGCTATAGCTTCTTTAATACTGAAGACAAGTCAGTATAA
- a CDS encoding pirin family protein: MKKVIGVYRNKNMHWVGDGFPVKNLFSYDRLGQAISPFLLLDYAAPYHFDATTAQHGVGSHPHRGFETVTIVYQGEVSHKDSAGGGGTIKTGDVQWMTAGAGLVHEEFHSQAFAEKGGLFEMVQLWVNLPAADKMTAPKYQAIEATDIPVVKFDDNAGQLRVIAGQYVEHQGAASTFSPVNVWDVELSAEHVENIFVPVDHNTLLVVLKGELMINATQHVEDHSIVMFAKDAEAHIQIEAIQDAKFLVLTGKPLNEPIQGYGPFVMNTKEEIIQAFNDFNSGKFGVIPVQS; the protein is encoded by the coding sequence ATGAAAAAAGTGATAGGCGTTTACCGCAATAAAAATATGCATTGGGTAGGTGATGGTTTTCCAGTAAAAAATCTATTTTCTTATGATCGCTTAGGTCAGGCGATTAGCCCATTTTTATTGTTAGATTATGCAGCACCATATCATTTTGATGCTACGACTGCACAACACGGAGTAGGATCACATCCGCATCGTGGCTTTGAAACGGTTACTATTGTCTACCAAGGTGAAGTCAGCCACAAAGACTCAGCGGGTGGTGGCGGAACTATTAAAACAGGCGATGTGCAGTGGATGACTGCAGGTGCAGGTTTGGTTCATGAAGAGTTTCATTCACAAGCTTTTGCTGAAAAAGGTGGTCTGTTTGAAATGGTACAGCTTTGGGTAAACTTACCTGCAGCGGATAAAATGACTGCACCAAAATATCAAGCGATTGAAGCAACGGATATTCCTGTAGTGAAATTTGACGATAACGCAGGACAACTTCGGGTCATCGCAGGGCAATATGTTGAGCATCAGGGTGCAGCTTCAACGTTCAGCCCAGTGAATGTTTGGGATGTTGAACTAAGTGCAGAGCATGTTGAAAACATTTTTGTACCTGTGGATCATAATACTTTACTGGTGGTACTCAAAGGTGAATTGATGATAAATGCAACTCAGCATGTGGAAGATCATTCGATTGTAATGTTTGCAAAAGATGCTGAAGCACATATTCAAATTGAAGCAATCCAAGATGCTAAATTTTTGGTATTGACGGGTAAACCTTTGAATGAGCCAATCCAAGGTTATGGTCCATTTGTGATGAATACGAAAGAGGAAATTATTCAAGCGTTTAATGACTTTAATAGTGGTAAATTTGGTGTAATTCCTGTCCAAAGTTAA